The region AGCCAGGCGGTCCCCGGCTGCCCGGCGGGTCCCCCGGGTGCTGCTCGGCCCGGGCACCCTCCGACCCCCGCCATGCGGGGGTGCGGGTGCTGGGGGCCCTCGGGGTGCTGCGCTGGGAGTGcttggttttaattaaaactctCGCTGTGAGCCTGCTCTGGCTCGCTGCATCCCCCGCACTGCCAGCTTAATCCAGGGGCTGCTTCCAGCCAAACTTGACAGAGGAGTCTGGAGGGCCCAAATCTCCTCCTTCTTGCCTAAAAGCAGTGAACCTGCtctaaaaaaattcaaataaaataaattgcataatGCATATCTTCCCTCTTCCCGTAGAGGGGCAGCCCAGCTCTCAGAGAGCCCTGACAGCTGTGGAACACATCCGTGTGCCGGGGTGCTGCCCCGTGCCCTGGTGCTGCCTGGGTTGGGGGTCCCCTGGCCCTGGGGCACGGGCTGGCTGCGTCCCTGGCTCTGTCCTGGCGCAGAGTGGGCGGCCGCAGGGGCTCCCTCCCTGTTGaaagggggaaactgaggcatgcaGTGGCCCTGCTTACCCTGGGACACAGCAGGTACCCGATACGGCTCACGGCTCTGCCCCGTGGTGGGATTCTGTGTCCTCAGGTTGGGCTTGGCAGCAGGGCCAGCATGTTTGGGGGTCCCAGCAGAGCTTGGTCGTAGGGCTCAGGGTCTGGCTCAGTGTCTGATCCACTCCAGTGCGAAGTCCAGCCTTGCCGTGCTGTTCCCCAGGTGCgaggggctccccggggctgggcaggccTCCTGCCAGGAGTGAGCAAccttttgaagcttttttttcttcttaagctGATTATTCTGTTCCTCTTCCAAATTggaaacagaaactgaaatttccCATGAAACAAATTCTGCCACCGCCTTCtccctggagggaagaaaaagaaaatgaaaatttcaattAAAACCATTATAAGCCTCTGAAATGAAAACTGGGGCGAACTGAGGCTGCTTGCACTTAGCTTGTCAGCCTGGGCTGTGTGTGGCCGGCGGCTCTGGCTGTGGGGAGACGTTTGGGGGGACCACAGGGGAAGGCATCGTACTGTGGGTGCAGGGGTGGCTGCATCCCCAGCTCTCCCTCTCACTTCAAGCCGCTCTTTTCCATTCACTTTGACTTCCAGCAGTGGTCTGTGTAAGAGGGGAATGagcattttgctgctgctgcaccaaGAGCATCACAGCACAGCCTGGTGCCCTCCAAGCTCTCCACTGTCCCCCCTGAGGGACTCCTCACTTGGGGGGTGGCTCCTATGGGATCCCCACCCTGGAGTAAAGGGGTCCTGGGGATGGATGGGGCATGGCAGggtgctgctccctggggaggtgaAGCCAAGGAAAGAGAAGGCGCCCTGAGCCGGTGTAACCTGAGGCGCAGGAGGAATTTGCTGGgtctgggggagaaggggaagcCTTGCTTGAAACAATAAAAGGAGCCCGACAGTTTTGCCAATGTTATTCTGAGCTGAGAAAATATTATTGCAGGGCAAGAATAGGAGGAGATGACAGCATTTTCCCGGGCTGGGCCCGGTGATACGGGAGGACCTGAGATACTGGGAGGGTACAGGGAGTAGGGTACCCCGCtgggagatggggctggaggggccCTCGGTGCCTGGTGCCAGCTCTGTGTGCAGGCACAAGGTTCTTCCCGTGAGGATAGAGCTGCTGGGGCTCTATCCCTCCATGCCGCCAGCATCACCAGTTAGGGCACTGGGACTGCCCTTCAGTGACTTGGCAGGGATGGGAGCTGTGTGTGATGGGGTGATGGCTGTGTCCCCCCCGCAAGGATGGACCCTGTCTCCCTTGCAGGTCCCAGAAGAGGGATTTCCCACCAGGATGGGGGCATTGCACTGCTAGCCACCTCCTTGCTGGAGGTGACAAATGTCCCCAGAGCAAGAGTAGGTCTTGATACCCTGGTGTCCTGGGTTGCTGGCAGCTGGGCTTGTCCCAGCGTCACTTCCTCTCTCATGGGGACATGCGTGGGGGATGCTCAGGCtggggtcagcagcagcagctggcagcctTCCCTGGTGAAGGGTGTTTAGGGACATGGCTGCGCTCATCAATGGCACTTTGTCCTCCTCCACCCAGCAGTCACAGTGGCCTGGTCTAGGGTCAGGACGGTCGCTGGGACAGGGCTTAAGAGCCTGGTGAAACTGAGCcgctccctctttccctctccctctgtggCAGCTGGGTGGGTGCCACTGTGCTGGGGTTTTTGGCTTGCTGACCCTGAAAGTCATTTCCTACTGGAACCAGTTGTGCCACTGCCCCTGCAGTGGCATCACCGTGGGGGTCTCCTCAGCATCCCATGGGATTCAGGCTTGGGCCTGCTTTGGGAGCCTTGACCGTCAGACCCTGTTGCTTTGGGACATGATGTTCACCCCAGGGACACAGCGTGCCCATGCTGGTGCCTCTCCCCAGGTGCCAATCCCTGTGGGTGGCAGGGAGGAAGCCTGCCCGACAGTGAGATCTGGTGGCAGCAGTGGCAGGCCTTGTGTGCTGGTTTCCCCATGGCACTGGCTGGGTGCCTGCTATTGTGTCCCTGGCTGGCGCCAGGGGAGGCAGGACCCACTCTCTGCCCACCCTGTGTCTGCTCTCACCACCCCCCCAGGCTCCGTGcaagcccagcctggggctgacGGCAGGCACAGCCTTCACCAGGCTCTCACGCACCCCAACTCGCTGTGGCATGGCTGCGATAGGAGTCTGGGGTGGTTCAGCTGAACCTTGCTGGGGCAAACTTGCTTGGGACCCTGCTGCCCACTGGCTCTGCAGCTTTGTCCTTGGCTGGGAGGGAGAGCAACACCCTGGGCAGGATGAGGCCGGGATGCCCGCTCCTCTGGGAAGGGATGGAGATGGATACTGCTGTccacagcagctgggagcagctctTCTGCTGGCCCCAGAATGGCTCTACAATAATCAGAAGTAGCAGCTTGGAGGGACACTCTCTGCTCTGCGCCCATTGCAGCCCTCCAGTTGTCCCTTGAAAAAGCCAGGACCACTTGGTGCCACCACCGGGGTTGGGGTCTAAGCACCCTTTCACATTTTCCAAGCGGGTGTGAAGGGTGTTTGGGGGACTGGGAGCCCCTCTCCATTTTTCCTTGCCGCAATGCCCCTTTGCTGCAGCACCTTCCGACGGCTGGCACCCAGATCGGGGGAGCTCCCAGGGGTGCGAGAAGGCACTTAGCTGTGGGACGTTATCCACTGCTTTTTCCTCCAGTCCTTGTGTTGGGTGACAGCTCGGGGCCCCGGGGCTGTGCTGTCCCAGCTGGCTGGGCTGTGAGCTGGCATCTGGGGGACCCCAGCACGTGCAGCAAATGGAGGGACATGGTGGGAATGTCTGGGGAGCAGAATGTCCCCCAGGCTCGAGGTGAGCTCTTGTGTCTGTGGCTGGGAGGGGGCATTTGGGGCACACAGTGCTTATGATGCCCTGCAGGTCTTTGGGGACAGGATGGCTCCTCCTGACACTTCCCTTCCTCCCCGGCAGAGCTTTTGGGCACCAACCGCTCCGTCCTCTTCTTTGGCCACCGAGGCTTCCTGGGCTTCCGCTCCCTCTACCTGGATGAGTACCGCGACCGGCTCTTCATCGGGGGGAAAGATGTGCTCTACTCCCTGCTCCTGGATGGGGCCAGCATGGATGCCAAGGAGGTGAGCTGGATCCTGCTGAGCACCCTGGGGTCTCCATCCCCACCCTGGCCCCCTGTGCATCCCTCACCCCTCTGAGCAGACAGTGCCCAACCGATGCAGGCGAAGTCACCCTGAAACAAGACCTGCCCTGGGGATGTCCCCGTCTCAAGAACCCTGAAATGCCTCCGAAAACTGCCTGGCAAGTGTGGACTGGCCATGGTGGCTGGAGGGTGTGACTAATTAGTCATGGCTGGCAGCCTAGGAGATGGGTGGTGCAGCCCACCAGTGATTCCCGGGTGTTGAGCGAGGTCTCGGACCCCACTTTCCTAAAAAACAACCATCAGGAGAGGGAGTGCTGCCCAATCCCATCTGGGCATCACCTCATGGGCTGAATATATAGCTGAAAGCTTGCAGAGACAAGGAGCTAAAAGCATCCATTATCACAacaagctgtgccagggctcagCTGGCAAAGCCTCCAGAGCAGCCCCCAGGTGGGAGAGGTGATGGACCAGAACGACGATGCTGGGTGGTggctcccctcctccttcacccTCTCCACTTTGACTTCATGTTTTTCAAACATGCCTCTGGGCTGTTTCTAGCTGAAGAAAGTGGAGAAGGAAATGGAGTGCCCCTTGGCGTGCTGGGTCACCGCCATGGGGTCAAGGGCTTGTGTACCCAAGCTGCCCTTGGTCTGAGGCTGTGGGGGACTCAGGCTCCATCAgtccctgctgtcccccagcACCCTTTCCCCAGGCCACCCGCAAGTCCACCCACTTTCAGGCCAGCTCTGGCCATTCCCGGTGTGACCACCCAAATCCAGCCCGGCTGCAGGCTGTGACTGCCGGGGTGCATCTCCCCAGGAGGAAGAATCCTGACCCGGGTTGCAGGGTGGGAGCCCTGGGCTCGGTGGGCTCTGGGGAGCTGTTGGTcccttctctctgtccctctctccatccccacACCATAGGCAGCCTGGAGATGTGTATTTGCAAGGCTgggtccccgctgtcccccctccctgctccaacaggtccttTGTGTTTCAGATCTACTGGCCACCCCTCCCTGGACAGACGGAGGAATGTTTTCGAAAGGGGAAAGACCCAGGGGTGAGTCTTGCCTCATGCATGCTCTGCCCTGAGCTGAGGGGGTCCCCATGCCAGCTGGCTCCCCCCATGCCAGGGCTGTGTCATGTCATCCCACCAGGGATGGCCCTCGGGGGCTCACAGGCCAGTCAATGCCAAGGCAGAGCAAGGGACCATCCTGGTGCATGAGGGAAACTGAGGTAGGGAGTGAGTGACCAAGCCTGGCCATGCAAGACACTTGCTCTGGGCTCTGGGCTCTGCTCAGCCCCATGTCTGCAGAGAGCTGGCCAATGTGCCCCAAACACAGCTGCGCCGAGCAGGCAGGGATAGTTGGACTCTGAGATCTGAGCTCAGAGTGGCTAAAAGCCCCATGCTGTGCTCCAGACCCCAGCGACGTGGTCTGGCCCATCCTGGCCGTCCCTGACGGTGGGAAATCTGTAACTCACTCAGGTTCAGTGACCTCACTCCCCAAACCTTACCCCTCTTTGCATTCCCCCCGCCCCAATATGAAACAGGACTATGGCAGGGAGAAACTCCCTGAGGCTCCCCCAGCCCAGATGAATTGCTCCCGGGAGTCCCCATCCCACTCTGCGTGTTTATTTTACAAGCTCTCACCGACAGATCCAAGCCAGGGCAGgctcaattttttatttttcttgaacatatatttttttttaacttgctatTTTAGAGGCTCtttgcaaagggaaaataaacagcGGGGAGGCTGGGAACCCCCGGGGCAGCTCGGTGGCGGTGTTCCCAGCAGACGAGGGGCCTCGCGTCTCACCGGGGGGGACaatggggggcaggcagggctggtgctggccGGGGGGGGAGCTGCCGAGCGAACGGCAGTGGTGCCAGAGTGGGAGGAGGATGGGAGCCCTTTTCCAGTGGGAACTGCCAGGAGAGACTGCACAAGGTCAGAGGTGGCAGGTCTGTGGCCCTGGGGGTGTCATTGCTACTGGCCCCCAGTAGAAGGGGACAATCCCAGACAGTAGCGATGGGGGCTGTCCTGGAGGCAGCCAAGGATGCCTGTGGGTATCCGTCTCCGTCTCCTGCGTTTCCTCCTTTTGTTTCATCCCCGGCACCAGCAGGAACACGACAGGGAAGGATGTCCCTGCATCTGGTCACGTCCTGGGCGCCGGGAAGAGGAGGGTCCCCAGGGATTTGGGGCTGGGTGTGGGAGCTGTTGCTGGGAGCTTGCTGGGCAGGTGACTTTGCTCCCCTGGCCAGTGTGGACTGAGTGATGGGGTGAGCGTGTGGGTTCCTGTGGGCAGGAGACGCCCAGGTGCTGGTTGGATCCCCTGGCTGGTTCCCCCAGGGATGCTCTTGGCGGAAGGAGGACCAGCAAAATCCCGTCCTTTTGCAGTGGGCCAGGGTCCACCCAGATGAAGTCTGTGCAAGCCCTGTTGATGGGTGCAAGCTGCCATCTCGCACCCCTGGCACTGGGGGGAACGCAGAGAGCCTGGGTGCAGCccagggagccagggctggggctcGCCCATCCTCGTAGGgccccaggcagaggcagggagctggggcgGGGCAAAGCACCAAGGCTCCCATGACCTTTTGCCTTCCTCGCTGTCCTTCCAGACCGACTGCGCCAACTACGTCCGTGTGCTGCACCCCTACAACCGGACACACTTGCTGGCCTGTGGGACCGGTGCCTTCCACCCCGTCTGCGCCTTCATCTATGTGGGGCATCGTGGCGAGGTAGGGCAGCACCATGCTGGGGTGCCCACCCTGAGCATCCCTGTCTGGACACCCCTGGGAGGTGGATCCCTATCATCTGCCTCTGTCCTGGGGGTCTTTGGGACTGTGTGGGAATGCTGGATGTGGTGTTTGTCCCACGCTGAATACAGGGCGTGTGGTGTGTGTCAGGAACCAACTCCCTGTTGCCCCTTTGCCCTTGCGCTACCCCCTCTGCAGGTCCCCCACCCTTCTGGCCTGGCATCACCTTTCCAGACATGTCCCCTGGGGCTGGTGTCCTGCCAGGGGCTGCGATGTGGGTGGTgtttcctcctctcccagctcacTGCTCATAAATCAGGCTGGCTGGGGTGGAAAGGCAGGGCCCCCTGTTCCCTCCTCGCAGCCCGGCGCCGTGTGGGCAGTGGGAGCCCTGCCTGTACCACAAAGCCTCCGGCCAGGCTGATGGGCAAGCAGCGGGGCTGGTGGCTCCCTCTGGCTGCTGCACATCCTCATAGGATCAGACTTGCCTCAAAAAGCACAGATCCTGCTTCCAGACGGTCCCTTTGGGAGCACTGGGGCTGCAGATGCCTGCAGCGAGGCGCCTGCAAGCTGGGCAGGGACCAGCACCAGCCCCTGCATGCCCAGGCACAGCCCCACTGTTGGGGCACGGCTGGGGGCtcacctgcctgctccctgcctgctccccctcaCCCAGCACGCCTTCAGCCTGGACCCCACCAGCATGGAGACCGGCCGGGGCAGGTGCCCGCACGAGCCCAGCCGTGCTTTTGCCAGCACTGTCATCGGTGGGTTGTCTTCCTGGGGGACCCGAGAGCCTTTGGGGTGCCGGGACCAGGGATGGTCCCCATGCCAGCTGGGGCTGGCTCTCAGTCCCACGGCGGGGTGTTTTTGCCAGGTGGGGAGCTGTACGCCGGCCTCACCGCAGATTTCTTGGGCCGCGATCCCGGTATCTTCCGCAGCACGGGGACCCGCTCTGCCTTGCGCACGGAGGTGGACCAGCGCTTACTCAATGGTAACGGTTCCCCTCTGctcctccatcctccctggctgggCTAATGCCGGGGACCATGAGCCTCTCAGTGGCCAGGGCATCTGCTGGCCATGGTGCAGCATCCCCCATGCCAGCTATGAGCAGGGAAAGGCACTGGGTCCAGCCCCAGTGTGGTGTGGGTGTCTGGAGATGGTGGCCATGCTCTCTCACCCCACCTGACATGGCCGGCTTTTGCTTGTAGACCCCAAATTTGTGGCAGCCCACTTGATCCCAGACAACGATGACCGAGACAATGACAAAGCCTATTTCTTCTTCACGGAGAAGGTGGTGGAAGCAGACAGCAAGGAGCACACTATCGTCAGCCGGGTGGCACGGGTCTGTGTGGTAAGATGCTGGTGGGGATCGTGGCGACAGGGATGCGCCAAGTCACGGCAGTGGTCCTGAGGCTCCCTGTCCCTGCAGAATGATGCTGGTGGCCAGAGGGTGCTGGTCAACAAATGGAGTACCTTCAACAAAGCCCGGCTTGTGTGCTCCGTACCCGGCCCCGGTGGCATTGACACCCACTTTGATGAACTGGGTAAGGGGTGCCTGGAGCTGGGGACCTCACCAGGGCTGGTCCCTTAGTTGGTGGCTTCAGGAAGCCCCTGGGCTTCCAGGAGAAACCCCATGGTTTCATCCCCAGAGGATATCTTCTTGCTGAGGACGAAGGATGGGAAGAGCCCGGAGATCTACGCCCTCTTCAGCACCATCAGGTGGGTGGTCCAGCTCCAGCCTCTGGGAACAACCAGCTGCAGCCTCCCATGGCCTGTCACCACGGGGCTGCTGGCAGGTCCCCAACCtccaccagctctgccctggtCTGTATGGAGATGTCAGTGCTCCCATGCTCCCCGCCGATGCTGTCAGCACCAAGCATGGCTCTGCTCACCCCATTCACTGTCCCCTTCAGCCATGTCTTCCAGGGCTCTGCTGTCTGTGTGTACCGCATGGCCGACATCCGAGAGGTCTTCAACGGGCCCTTCGCCCACCGGGAGAGCCCCCACCACCGGTGGGGTGCCTACGAGGGCAGAGTGCCCTACCCACGGCCGGGTGTGGTGAGCGACTCCCTGTACTCTGTGTCTCCTCTGCTCCTCTGACTGCTCTTTGGCGGGGGTGGTGGGGCCAATCCCCCATCTTCTCATCTGTGGGGATGGGCTCCCTATGGGATCCAccctgggagagctgggactgagGTCTGGCAAAGGGGTGGAGAAGATGGATCCTGAAGtggaaggtggggagggacccaaaccagctctgcagagcGGTGGAGATGGAAGGAGGGATGGGTACTGGGGTGGCCAGGCTGAGCTGGTCCCCTCTCATCCCCGCAGTGTCCCAGCAAGACCACCAACCAGCCCCGGCGGCAGTACGGCACCACCAAGGACTTTCCCGATGAGGTGCTGCACTTCGCCCGCGCCCACCCCCTCATGTACAAGCCCGTGTACCCCCGGCACCGCCAGCCCCTCCTAGTGAAGACTGACCTGCCCCACCGCCTGCGCCAGCTCGTGGTGGACCGGGTGGAGGCCGAGGACGGGCAGCATGATGTCCTCTTCCTCGGGACGGGTGAGCAGCAGAGGTGGCATGCAGGAAGGAGCCCGAGCACTGGGGTTACTGGTGGGCACGCTGCTGGGGTGTGTGATGGCAGGGTGCTCACACCTCCATCCTTCTCCCCTCAGACGCCGGCTCAGTGCTGAAGGTGGTGGTCCTGCAGAAGACAAGCTCAGTCATGACTGAGGAAGTCAtcctggaggagctgcaggtTTTTAAGGTGCCGTTTGCTGCCTTGTTTGCAAGGGAGGGGGGCAGTGAAGTGGGCTCAGgttggggacacacatggggacagaGGCTCAGGGCTGTCACCGCACTGTTGGGCACTGGGAGGTCTCCAGGCTGTGAGGGCAGAGGGTGACTGGGGATGATTTCACTCTTCCCCAAAACATTCCTGGTGCCCCAGCAAAGCCCTGATGGCTCTGAATGAGCTGGGTTCTCTGTGATGAGGTTTTTGCCAGCCTCGTGTCCGCTCTCCTCCCCTGCAGGCACCTGTGCCCATCACCCAGATGGAGATCTCTGTCAAGCGCGTGAGTATGGCCATGGCTTGGCCATGGGGCTGAGGACAGGGCAGGTCACCAGGAGGGACTGAGCTGTTGTCACCAGCCTCTCAGAGCCCGCATGGTGCTTGCTCTGGGGGTTTCCCAGCAGGGGACCCTGGGTGCTGTGCTCATGGGGGCTGCCAGCATCACCATCTCAGTGCTGTTCTCCCAGCAAACGCTCTACGTGGGCTCCAGCCTTGGGGTGGCCCAGGTCCGGCTGCACCGGTGCGAGACCTACGGCACGGCTTGTGCCGAGTGCTGCCTGGCCAGGGATCCCTACTGTGCCTGGGATGGCACTGCCTGCACCCGCTACCAACCCTCTGGCAAGCGCCGCTACCGCCGCCAGGACGTCCGCCATGGCAACCCCGTGCACCAGTGTCTGGACCAGAATCTGACTGGTGAGAGACTGGGGAGGCCCACAGGACTGAGGGGCTCATCCAGGTGCCCTGAGATGTGCCGGCATCCACAGCCCTTGGCACGCAGAGGGGCTTGTGGCCACCCCTGGTGGGGGCTGGGGCACCCTTGTCTCCCCATCCTGTAGACTGAGGGGTGCCCCAAGAGAAGGTGGATGCTGCTGGGGTCGGCGTCTGTCCCCAGGGAGAGGGGCAGAAGGGGACTGAAGCCACACCAAGGGAGCTGACACCTGTGCCCATggaagcctggctctgtcctcccCATGAGCCCATGTCTGTCTTTGCCCCAGTGGATGATTTTGAGAGCGTTGAGGAGAAGGTCCTTTATGGGGCAGAGGACAACAGCACCTTCCTGGAGTGTGTGCCCCGGTCCCCGCAGGCCAGCGTGCAGTGGTTCGTCCAGAGGCCCCCTGACGAGCAGCGGGATGAGGtgagggccccctgccccgcaCCCACCTTTCTCCCCTTGCGAGGACATGGGAGGGACGTGGGGCTGGACCCGGACCTCCCCCCAACCTCCCGGTGGCCAACAGGTGAAGACGGACGAGCGGATCCTGCAGACGGAGCACGGGCTGCTCTTCCGCAAGCTGCACCGCCATGACGCTGGTCTCTACTACTGCAAAACACTGGAGCACGGCTTCACCCAGACGGTGGCCAAAACGTCCTTGGAGGTGATCGCCAGCGAGCAGCTGGCACACACCTTCCCCCGGGAGCGGGGGGACGAGCCCCCACGCCTGCCTTGCCCCGGGCCCCGGCTGGCACCACAGGCTCCCAAAACCTGGTTTAAGGACATCATGCACCTCATTAGCTCCCAAAACGTGCGGCGGGTGGAGGAGTACTGTGCCCGCCTCTGGTGTGGCAGCAGCCGCCCCCACCACCACAAGAGCAAGTTGGCCCAGGCCAAGCATGCCCTGGCTGGCGTGGACGTGGGCAAGAAGGGACGGACAACCAAAGCCCATGGCGAGAAGAACCGCGTGCCCCGGCAAGCGGTGGCCACTTAGAGAGGCCAGGATAATGGCCATGGGGTGGCTGTGGGTGAGGATCAGCTCCTTGTGTgctggcagccccgggggccTCCTGCCCTGGCAGGTGGCTTGCAGTGGCACCAGCTCGGTCCCCCCGGCCGCGGTGGACAGGATGTCAGGGCCAGCTCCTGGGCAGGTCCCCGTCACCTTCGGTGGCTGCAGGGTCACCTCCAAAATGGGTGGCGTGGTGGACGCATTGGCCCCCCTCTTGCTCTTGCTGGGTCCTGTGGCAGGTGCAGGTCCACAGTCACTGGGGTGGGTTGGGGCTCGGCAGGCGTGGTGCCACCACTGTGCCACTGCTGTGTCACCGCTGCAGGGAGCTTGCTGGCTGGCTTTCTCTGCAAATAAAGGGGCGGCTGACAGCTCCAGGCTCTTTCCATGCCAGCATGGGGCCTGGGAAAGATGATGCCTGCTCTCCCCACAAAAAGCCTCCATGTCCAGGATAAGCCCTGTTGTCCGCTgtgcctggggagctggagctgtgctgtgctgcccagGGTGTATCCCAGGTCACAGTGCTCCTTCCAACCTTCCCTGTGCCACCAGAAGACGCTCAGCAGTGCCAGTTTGTGCCTGGGTgcagctccccccttcccctctgtcccccccgCACCCTGCCACGGACGTTTTAGGGCTGGGTAGGGTTGGCGAGGAAAGCAAACGGCTGGGGGCAGGTTAGACCTGTTCCTGGGTAAACACGGGAGAGGCACTGATGCCACCACAGTCGCTGTGCccaggtggcagcagggacaTGCAGAAGGTGGGCCCAGTACAGGTTGGGGGGCTGCACCCCGGTCTGGGTGTGTTTCTGGTGGTTGGTGGCCCTTCAGGGCTGAGTGGGACAAGGCTGGTTTGGGGACAGCTTGATGCTGGCTGGTGGAGCTAAACCAGCACCCAGGACCTCCCCCAAACACAGGGGTTGGGGGGCAGGTGCGTGGAGAGCACCCACAGGCTGCTGGCACTGTCTCAGGCTGCCGGCAAGGTGCTTGCTCGTTTTTCTTGCCCGACATGAGCTCACTTGCCTCACCCGGTCAGCCTGGGGTGATAAAGATCTCCCCCTTCCTGAGGCAGGGCAGCCCCACACAATGGTGTGAACCGCGGCCCTGCCGGGACAGGCATTGTTCAGAGGCAGAGGAACgggaaagtaaaataataataataataattaaacccCCTAAATAGCTCACACAAAGCCAGGTGATGATATCATCGCTcctccctctgtgtgtgtgcgtttGTGCTGCAGCAGCGGTGCACCACGGCTCGCTGCGGTGCCTTTGATGGGAGCAAAGTCCCCTGGCAGCGCTGCCCTGTCCCACGGCGCGCCCCTGGAGATGAGCTGTGGGTCCCGACCCTCTTCTCCACCTCTCCTGCAAACCCACGGCGCCTGCATGGAGTGGGAGAGCTGTGGTAGGGCTGGCGGGCTGGGACACGTCCTGCAGGGAGGCGAGCAGAGCTGGTAGCACTGATTTACGGGCCAGACTGAAGCCAAGCATGTGGATTTTGTTAATCCCAGGCCTGGGGGGCACAGAACGATAAGCAACAAGTAGAGACAAGGAGGGACATGGGTGTAAAGCCAGAAATAAGAGACAGAAGTCTGATTCCTCAGGGCCTGGATTTAAtgctctgaagctgctgaaaCCCCTTTGTCTTGTTGCCTCCGAGTGACTCCCTGAGCTCTACAGAGGAGGGGCTGGGCTGCCCATCCCGGGAGAGGCAGCAAGAGGGGGTCCCAGGTCTCTGCTGTGTGCAGGAACTGGCCTCAGGTGAGCTGCGGCAGAGGCTGGATGGGACACCCGGGCCAGCGATATTTCAAACTGAGCAGGAACAAAGACCAGAAGAAATCAGTTCCTGAAAGGGCCTCCCCCTCCTGGTAAATCTCCGTAAATCTCTGTGACCCTGGGTAGATTTACATCACTGAGGCTGGAGTAGGAAG is a window of Strix uralensis isolate ZFMK-TIS-50842 chromosome 10, bStrUra1, whole genome shotgun sequence DNA encoding:
- the SEMA3G gene encoding semaphorin-3G, with the protein product MRAAVSVCWLGAALLAAGRSLPRLRLPYRELLGTNRSVLFFGHRGFLGFRSLYLDEYRDRLFIGGKDVLYSLLLDGASMDAKEIYWPPLPGQTEECFRKGKDPGTDCANYVRVLHPYNRTHLLACGTGAFHPVCAFIYVGHRGEHAFSLDPTSMETGRGRCPHEPSRAFASTVIGGELYAGLTADFLGRDPGIFRSTGTRSALRTEVDQRLLNDPKFVAAHLIPDNDDRDNDKAYFFFTEKVVEADSKEHTIVSRVARVCVNDAGGQRVLVNKWSTFNKARLVCSVPGPGGIDTHFDELEDIFLLRTKDGKSPEIYALFSTISHVFQGSAVCVYRMADIREVFNGPFAHRESPHHRWGAYEGRVPYPRPGVCPSKTTNQPRRQYGTTKDFPDEVLHFARAHPLMYKPVYPRHRQPLLVKTDLPHRLRQLVVDRVEAEDGQHDVLFLGTDAGSVLKVVVLQKTSSVMTEEVILEELQVFKAPVPITQMEISVKRQTLYVGSSLGVAQVRLHRCETYGTACAECCLARDPYCAWDGTACTRYQPSGKRRYRRQDVRHGNPVHQCLDQNLTVDDFESVEEKVLYGAEDNSTFLECVPRSPQASVQWFVQRPPDEQRDEVKTDERILQTEHGLLFRKLHRHDAGLYYCKTLEHGFTQTVAKTSLEVIASEQLAHTFPRERGDEPPRLPCPGPRLAPQAPKTWFKDIMHLISSQNVRRVEEYCARLWCGSSRPHHHKSKLAQAKHALAGVDVGKKGRTTKAHGEKNRVPRQAVAT